The DNA sequence CTCATGATAGATAGGATCCAACAGTACACtacaaaatccatccataccaACACGAAGCAATggcattgtttttcttttacagGTTCTTTACCGAGCTTACTCGAACCTACTCTCTTTTTTCAATGGCATCCACTTCCAGTGACAATGACTTCTTAATTTAcaaaacagcaaacaaacattttgatgCGTGGACATGTGGCAAAGTCTCTGCATTTCATGGCCTACCAGACGAGCCAAACACCTGGTACTCCATCTGCAGCACCTGGGATTCCAACTCTGGATTGGCTCAAGTCTGGATCAACGGGAATTCAAGTATCAGGAAGGTCGGATTCAAAGGGAGGTTGAGTGGAAATCCAAACATAGTGCTGGGACAAGAGCAGGACTCAGTGAATGGAGGGTTTGATGCATCCCAGTCATTTGTAGGGATGATCACTGATGTCCATATGTGGGACTATGTCCTTTCTGCTTGTGAGATCCAGCAGTTT is a window from the Sardina pilchardus chromosome 18, fSarPil1.1, whole genome shotgun sequence genome containing:
- the LOC134064454 gene encoding C-reactive protein-like; translation: MTGKMFTFPVASNVARVRLLPSRNNFASVTVCLRFFTELTRTYSLFSMASTSSDNDFLIYKTANKHFDAWTCGKVSAFHGLPDEPNTWYSICSTWDSNSGLAQVWINGNSSIRKVGFKGRLSGNPNIVLGQEQDSVNGGFDASQSFVGMITDVHMWDYVLSACEIQQFANHKKVNPGNVINWRALDFTTVGDVVIEDNQANGCFHR